The DNA region CGGCGGCGTCCCCGTGGCCTACCTCCCCTTCGCTCTGGCCGACAGCACCCTGCCGCTCGAGGTCGCCTGGCCGGTGCTCGTGGCCAACGCCGTCGCCTGGTTGACCGACGCCCCGGCCGAGACGCCGCTCGTGGCGGGTGCGGAGGCCCGGCTGCCCGTGCCGCCCGGCGCGCGGGCGCTGCGGGTGCGTGCGCCGAGCGGCCGCGACCACGACGTCGAGCCGCAGCGCCCGCACGTGCGCGTCGACGAGGCGGGCGTCTGGCGGGTGTTCGCCGACCTGCCCGAGGGCACCGTCGAAGGTACGCCGGTCGCGGTGAACGCCCCCGCCGAGGAGAGCGACCTCGCCCGCGAGCGTCCCGCCCCCGCCCGTGAGGCGAGGGAGGCGCGCGAGGCCGGCGAGGACCCGGCGGCGGTCACGGCCCGGCGGGGACGCCGCGTCGTCGGTCGGGGGCTCCTCGCCGTCGTGCTCCTGCTGCTCGTCGTCGAGTGGGCGTCCTCCCACGGGCTGCGACCGCTGCGCGGCCGGCTGCGGCGGGCCGGGATGCGGGGCCCCCGGGCCGGTGGGGTCCCACCCCGGGGGCGCACCGGCCGGCTGGCGGTCGCGCGGCGCCGGGGGCGGGCGGCGACCCCGTGAGCTTCGACGCGCCCCTGTGGCTGCTCGCCCTTCCGCTGACGGGCGGCGTGGTGTGGGTCACGCGGCGGCACGGGGGCAAGCCGGCCTGGGACCCGAGCCGGCAGCATCGGGTGGCGACCGGTGTGCGCGCCCTGGCCGTCGCCCTGCTCGTCCTGGCCCTGGCCGGGCCGCGGTGGGAGGCCGGGGGACGCCGCGTCGACGTCGTCTTCGTCATCGACGCCTCCGACTCTGTCGGGCCGGCCGCCGCCGCCGGCGCGCGGGCGTACGTGGAGGAGGCGATCAGCGCGGCGGGACCCGACGACCGGGCCGCGCTCGCGCTGTTCGGCCGCGACGCACGACTCGAGCACGGGTTGCGCCACGACCCGCCTCCCGTCGACCCGGCCGTCGTCGTCGACGGCTCCGCCACCGACCTCGCCAGGGCCCTGCGCCTCGGGCAGGGCGCGGCCGGCAGCGACAACCGGCGGCGGGTGGTGCTTCTCACCGACGGGCGGCCGACCCAGGGGGACGTGCGCGAGGCGGCCCGCGAGCTCGCCGACGCCGGGGCCGGCCTCGCGATCGTGCGCCTCGACGCCGCACCGGTCGCCGACGTGCTCGTCGAGGAGGTGCGCGCTCCGGCCAGGGTCCGCGAGGGGCAGGAGTACGACGTCACCGTCGTCCTGCGCAACACCGGCGGGAGCCCGGCGCAGGCGGTGCTCACCGTGACCGCCGACGGACGGGAGGTCGACCGGCGGGCCCTGCGGCTGGAGCCGGGCGCGACCGAGGTCGGGGTCCCGCAGCGGGCGGGGGAGGGCGAGCAGCGCGCGGCCATCCGGTACGAGGCGCGGGTGTCCTCGCCGGCGTCCTCCGAGCCCGCCAACGAGGTCGGGCGCGCGGCCGTGCGGGTCGACGGGCCGGCGCGCGTGCTCGTCTACGAGCGCACCGCCGGTCTCGCGTCGCATCTCGTGGGGGGGCTGCGGGCCGGGGGGGTGCGCACCGACGTGGTCACCGCCCTGCCCGCCCTCGACGGCCTGCTCGCCTACGACAGCGTCGTGCTCGCCGACGTGCCGGCGCACGCGCTGGGCGACGACGCCATGTCCGCCCTCGACGCGTTCGTGCGCGACGCCGGCCGCGGGCTCGTCGTCGTCGGGGGACGCGAGTCCTACGGCCTGGGCGAGTACGACGACACGCCGCTCGAGGACCTGCTGCCGGTGTTCGCCAGGGTGACCGACCCCCAGCGCCGGCCCGAGGTCGCGCAGGCGTTCGTCGTCGACACCTCGGGCTCGATGGCGGCCTGCCACTGCAGGCCCGAGGCGGTGGGCGCGGGAGCCGAGCTGACCCAGGGTGGGGTGGTCAAGACCGAGATCGGCAAGGAGGCGGTGGCGCGCGCGATCGAGATGCTCGACGCGCAGGACCAGGTCGGGGTCCTCGCCTTCGACACCTCATCGGAGTGGGTCCTGCCGCTGCAGCACGTGCCCGACCAGGACACTGTCGACGCGGGCCTCGCACGCCTGCATCCGGGCGGCGGCCAGGACATGGGCGCCGCCATCCGGGAGGCCATCGCGGGCCTTCGCGACGTCGACGCGAAGCTCCGCCACATCGTGCTGTTCACCGATGGGTGGACGGAGAACCACGGCCCCCTGCTCGCGGCCGCGGAGGAGGCGCGCGAGGCGGGCATCACCCTGTCGACCGTCGGCACGGGCGAGGGGGCGTTCGACGAGCTGCGGCGGGTCGCCAACATCGGCGGCGGGCGCTTCTACCCCGGCCGGGACCTCCTGTCGATCCCCGACATCCTCGCCCTGGAGGTGCGCATGGTCGCCCGCCCGGTGGTCACCGAAGGCGACTTCCACCCGCGCGTCGCGGGCCTCACGCCGGTCACCGAGGGACTGCACGCGACCCCCCCGCTCGCCGGCTACCTCGCCACCACCGCCAAGCCGGCCGCGGAGCTGCTGCTCACCGCGGGCGAGGAGCGCGACCCGCTGCTCGCGCGCTGGCGGGCGGGTCTCGGCACCACCGTCGCGTGGACGTCGGACGTCGAGCCGCGCTGGTCGGCCGCCTGGATCGACTGGGAGGGGTTCTCGCGGTTCTGGGCCACGACGGTGTCCGAGACGTTCCCCGCCGACGCGGGCACCGACTTCGACCTCACCGCCACGGCCACGGCAGCCGGCCTGCGCCTCGCGGTGGAGCTGCCCGAGGCGCTGCCCGCCGACGTCGACGTGGTGGCGACGGTGACCCGGCCCGACGGCACCCGCGAGCAGGTGGCCCTCGACCGCGCGTCCCTGTCGGCGTTCGAGGCGGAGGTCGACGGCGACCGCGAGGGCGTCTACGCGGTGACCGCGACCCTCCAGCGCGGCGGTGAGGAGCTCGGGCGGACGAGCACGACCGCGATCCGCTCCTACTCCGCGGAGTACGCCGCGGTCGAGCCCGACCAGGCGCTCCTCGCCGAGGTGGTCGAGGTCGCCGGCGGCACGCTCGACCCCCCACCGGCGACGGTGTTCGACCCCGCCGGCCTGCCCGCGGGTGCGGCCGCCCGCGAGCTGTGGCCGTGGCTCGCCCTGCTCGCCCTCGTGCTCGCCCCGGTCGACGTGGGTTTGCGCCGGCTCCGGCTGGAGCGGGCGGACTGGGCGCGGGCGCGGGACTGGCTGCGCCGCCGGGGATGGCGCCGCCCGCCGCGCACGGCCGAGCGCGACGCGGCCACCGACGCGCTGTTCGCGGCCCGCGAGCGCAGCCGCAGGAGCTGACCTTCGGCGACCGGCGTGGGCTCACGTCGTGGATACCCTTCGAGGCCGTGATCCTTCGGCGCAAGACGATGCCCACCCACCTGCAGGAGGCCTGGACGCGGTTCCAGGGCCAGGCCGAGCGGGTCGAGGCGGCGCGCCAGGCCCTGCTCGGCTGCCTGCCGGTCGGCCGTGTCGATCCCGCACCGGTGCCGGTCGGGCTCGACCTGCTGCGCGACGAGCTCGCCGCGGTCGCCGGGGAACTGGACGCGTGGCGGGGGCCCGGCGTCGAGGACGCCTGGCAGGCCTGCCGCAAGGCCGTCGACGAGGCCGTCGGCGCCATCCCCGGCGCGCGCGGCGTGGCGGCCACCACCGGGGAGCTCGAGGCGCTGCTCGACGCGGTCGCGGGTGTTGTCGAGCCGCTCGACGCCTGGCATGAGGCCGAGCGCGCCTGGCTGCGCCAGCGGCAGCGCCCCGCCGGCCGGTAGCGCAGCGCAGTGGTCCCGAAACGCGGACGCTTTGCCCACAGCGCGCTGGCGGCCCAGTGGGCGGCGAAGTGTGCGCGCCGGGTGGTGCACCCCGGCGCGGCGGCGTCAGCCGAGCTCGGGGCTGCGGCGCAGGGTCTTCGTCTCCGACCGGCGGCGCTTGGCTTCGAGGCGGCGTTCGCGCGCCGCTCGGGTCGGCTTCGTCCGCCGGCGGCGCCGGGGCGGCGGACGCAGGGCGTCGCCGAGCAGCGCGGCGAAGCGGGCCTCCACCGCCTCGCGGTTGCGGGCCTGCGAGCGGTGCTCCGAGGCGGCGAGCACGAGCGTGCCGTCCTTGCTCATGCGGTTGCCGAGGGCCGCGCGGACGCGTGCCTTCTGCTCCTCGTCGAGGGCGGCGCTCGCCCCGACGTCGAACCGCAGCTCGACCTTCGTCGCCGACGTGTTCACGTGCTGGCCGCCCGGGCCGCCAGAGCGCGCGAAGCGCACCACGAGCTCCTCGTCGGGGACGGTCACCCCGCCCGGAAGTCGTATCGCCGCCATGGCGGGCAGTGTGCCCCGCCGCACGGGGCTGACGCTTCGCGCATGAGCGGCCAGCGGGGCTACCGTCCCCGACGTGCGTGACCGCCGCTCCACCGACCGCGAGATCGTCGCGCTCGCGCTGCCGGCGATGGCGGCGCTGGCAGCCGACCCGCTGCTCGGACTCGTCGACACCGCGCTCGTGGGCCGGCTCGGCGCGGTGCCGCTGGCAGCCCTCGGCATCAACGTCGCGGTGTTCAACGCGGCGTTCCTCGTCTTCAACTTCCTCACGTACGGCACGACCGCGGAGGTGGCCCGCCTGCGCGGTGCCGGCCGCCCGGACGACGCCGCCCGCTACGCCCTCCAGGCCTTGTGGCTCGCCGTCGGCCTCGGGGTCGTCGTCACCGCCGCGCTGATCCTCGCGGCCGAACCGATCGTCGGCGCCATGGGCGCGGCGGGACCCGTCACCGACCCGGCTCTCGCCTACCTCCGCGTGCGCGCGCTCGCGGCGGCGCCCGTGCTCGTCGTGGCGGTCGGCCACGGCGCGTT from Egibacteraceae bacterium includes:
- a CDS encoding VWA domain-containing protein; protein product: MSFDAPLWLLALPLTGGVVWVTRRHGGKPAWDPSRQHRVATGVRALAVALLVLALAGPRWEAGGRRVDVVFVIDASDSVGPAAAAGARAYVEEAISAAGPDDRAALALFGRDARLEHGLRHDPPPVDPAVVVDGSATDLARALRLGQGAAGSDNRRRVVLLTDGRPTQGDVREAARELADAGAGLAIVRLDAAPVADVLVEEVRAPARVREGQEYDVTVVLRNTGGSPAQAVLTVTADGREVDRRALRLEPGATEVGVPQRAGEGEQRAAIRYEARVSSPASSEPANEVGRAAVRVDGPARVLVYERTAGLASHLVGGLRAGGVRTDVVTALPALDGLLAYDSVVLADVPAHALGDDAMSALDAFVRDAGRGLVVVGGRESYGLGEYDDTPLEDLLPVFARVTDPQRRPEVAQAFVVDTSGSMAACHCRPEAVGAGAELTQGGVVKTEIGKEAVARAIEMLDAQDQVGVLAFDTSSEWVLPLQHVPDQDTVDAGLARLHPGGGQDMGAAIREAIAGLRDVDAKLRHIVLFTDGWTENHGPLLAAAEEAREAGITLSTVGTGEGAFDELRRVANIGGGRFYPGRDLLSIPDILALEVRMVARPVVTEGDFHPRVAGLTPVTEGLHATPPLAGYLATTAKPAAELLLTAGEERDPLLARWRAGLGTTVAWTSDVEPRWSAAWIDWEGFSRFWATTVSETFPADAGTDFDLTATATAAGLRLAVELPEALPADVDVVATVTRPDGTREQVALDRASLSAFEAEVDGDREGVYAVTATLQRGGEELGRTSTTAIRSYSAEYAAVEPDQALLAEVVEVAGGTLDPPPATVFDPAGLPAGAAARELWPWLALLALVLAPVDVGLRRLRLERADWARARDWLRRRGWRRPPRTAERDAATDALFAARERSRRS
- the arfB gene encoding alternative ribosome rescue aminoacyl-tRNA hydrolase ArfB yields the protein MRRGTLPAMAAIRLPGGVTVPDEELVVRFARSGGPGGQHVNTSATKVELRFDVGASAALDEEQKARVRAALGNRMSKDGTLVLAASEHRSQARNREAVEARFAALLGDALRPPPRRRRRTKPTRAARERRLEAKRRRSETKTLRRSPELG